One window from the genome of Loxodonta africana isolate mLoxAfr1 chromosome 14, mLoxAfr1.hap2, whole genome shotgun sequence encodes:
- the SNAI2 gene encoding zinc finger protein SNAI2, with protein sequence MPRSFLVKKHFNASKKPNYSELDTHTVIISPYLYESYPMPVIPQPEILSSGAYNPITVWTTTAPFHSPLPNDLSPLSGYPSALGRVSPPPPSDTSSKDHSGSESPVSDEEERIQSKLSDPHAIEAEKFQCNLCNKTYSTFSGLAKHKQLHCDAQSRKSFSCKYCDKEYVSLGALKMHIRTHTLPCVCKICGKAFSRPWLLQGHIRTHTGEKPFSCPHCNRAFADRSNLRAHLQTHSDVKKYQCKNCSKTFSRMSLLHKHEESGCCVAH encoded by the exons ATTTCAACGCCTCCAAAAAGCCAAATTACAGCGAActggacacacacacag TGATTATTTCCCCATATCTCTATGAGAGTTACCCCATGCCAGTCATCCCACAACCAGAGATCCTCAGCTCAGGAGCATACAACCCCATTACCGTGTGGACTACAACCGCTCCATTCCACTCCCCGCTGCCGAATgacctctctcctctctctggaTATCCCTCAGCCTTGGGGCGAGTGAGTCCTCCTCCTCCATCTGACACCTCCTCCAAGGACCACAGTGGCTCAGAAAGCCCCGTTAGTGATGAAGAGGAAAGAATACAATCCAAGCTTTCAGACCCCCATGCCATTGAAGCTGAAAAGTTTCAGTGCAATTTATGCAATAAGACCTATTCAACTTTTTCCGGGCTGGCCAAACATAAGCAGCTACACTGTGATGCCCAGTCTAGGAAATCCTTCAGCTGTAAATACTGTGACAAGGAGTATGTGAGTCTGGGGGCCCTCAAGATGCACATTCGGACCCACACCTTACCTTGTGTCTGCAAGATCTGTGGCAAAGCGTTTTCCAGACCCTGGCTACTTCAAGGACACATTAGAACTCACACtg GGGAGAAGCCTTTTTCTTGCCCTCACTGCAACAGAGCGTTTGCAGACAGGTCAAATCTGAGGGCCCATCTGCAGACCCATTCTGATGTAAAGAAATACCAGTGCAAAAACTGCTCCAAAACCTTCTCTCGAATGTCGCTTCTGCACAAACATGAGGAATCAGGCTGCTGTGTAGCACACTGA